In one Gracilinanus agilis isolate LMUSP501 chromosome 6, AgileGrace, whole genome shotgun sequence genomic region, the following are encoded:
- the DDIT4L gene encoding DNA damage-inducible transcript 4-like protein — protein MVATSSLSSKNSASISELIDRGFPPGSLTDFDYWDYVMPEPNLNEAIVEETTCQSLAKMLENCLSKSKQTKLGCSKVLVPEKLTKRIAQDVLRLSSPEPCGLRGCIIHVNLETENVCKKLDKIVCDASVVPTFELTLVFKQENCSWSSFKDFFFSKARFTSGFRRTLILSPGFRLVKRKLYSLIGTVIEEC, from the exons ATGGTTGCAACTAGCAGCTTAAGCAGTAAAAATTCGGCCAGCATTTCAGAGTTGATAGACCGTGGCTTTCCGCCTGGAAGTCTAACTG ATTTTGACTACTGGGATTATGTCATGCCAGAACCCAACCTCAACGAGGCAATAGTCGAAGAGACAACTTGCCAGAGCTTGGCTAAAATGCTGGAAAATTGCCTGTCCAAATCCAAGCAGACCAAACTTGGCTGCTCCAAGGTTCTTGTGCCTGAGAAACTGACCAAGAGAATAGCTCAAGATGTGTTACGCCTGTCTTCCCCTGAGCCCTGTGGCCTTCGAGGCTGTATTATCCATGTGAACTTGGAAACTGAAAATGTATGTAAGAAGCTGGATAAGATTGTGTGTGATGCTAGTGTGGTACCTACCTTTGAGCTTACCCTGGTGTTTAAGCAGGAAAACTGTTCATGGTCTAGCTTCAAAGACTTTTTCTTCAGCAAAGCTCGTTTCACATCTGGCTTTAGGAGAACTCTGATTCTCAGCCCAGGGTTTAGACTTGTCAAAAGGAAGCTTTACTCATTGATTGGAACAGTCATTGAAGAGTGCTAG